CGGTGACCTCCACGACCCCGGTCTCCGACCCGGCCGCCCCGCGGCGGACGGACCCGCCGGTGGCCAGGGCGAGCAGCTGGGCGCCGAGGCACACGCCGAGGACCGGGACGTCGTCCGCCACCGCGCGGGCCAGCAGGTCCCGGGTGGCGGGCAGCCACGGCGCCACGTCGTCCTCCCACGCGGCCACCCGACCCCCGAGCACGACCAGGCCGTCGTGGTCGGTGAGCCGGTCCGGCAGCGGGTCGCCGCGGTCGGGCCGGACGACGTCGACGTCCACCCCGTGGAGGTCAAGCCGGCCGAGCGGCACCCGGTCCTCGTGCTGGACGACGAGGACGCGCCGGCTGCTCACAGCACCGGCAGGTAGCGCCGCAGCTCGTACGGCGTCACCTGGTGGCGGTAGTCGGCCCACTCCTGGCGCTTGTTGCGCAGGAAGAAGTCGAAGACGCCTTCACCGAGCGTCTCGGCGACGAGCTCGGACTCCTCCATGATCGCGATGGCGTGGTCGAGGCTGGCCGGCAGCGGCGCGATGCCCAGGGCACGGCGCTCGGCGTCGGTCAGCGCCCACACGTCGTCCTCGGCGCCCTCGGGCAGGTCGTACCCCTGCTCGATGCCGCGCAGCCCGGCGGCGAGCAGGACGGCGTAGGCGAGGTAGGGGTTCGCCGCCGCGTCGAGCGCCCGGTACTCCACCCGCACGGAGTTCGCCTTGCCGGGCTTGTACATCGGCACCCGGATGAGCGCGGAGCGGTTGTTGTGCCCCCAGCAGACGTAGGACGGCGCCTCCCCGCCGCCCCACAATCGCTTGTAGGAGTTGACGAACTGGTTCGTCACCGCGGTGATCTCGGGTGCGTGCCGGAGCAGGCCGGCGATGAACTGCCGACCGGTACGGCTCAGCTGGTAGCGGGCTCCGGCCTCGTAGAAGGCGTTCGTGTCCCCCTCGAACAGGGACAGGTGGGTGTGCATGCCGCTGCCGGGGTGCTCGACGAGGGGCTTCGGCATGAAGGACGCGAGCACGCCCTCCTGCAGCGCCACCTCCTTGATCACCGTGCGGAAGGTCATGATGTTGTCGGCGGTGGACAGGGCGTCGGCGTAGCGCAGGTCGATCTCGTTCTGCCCCGGTCCGCCCTCGTGGTGGCTGAACTCCACGGAGATGCCCATCGCCTCCAGCATCGTGATCGCCGCCCGGCGGAAGTCGTGGGCGGTGCCCCGCGGCACGTGGTCGAAGTAGCCGCCGGAGTCCACCGGCACCGGCTCCGTCCCGGGCACCGGGTCCCCCTTGAACAGGTAGAACTCGACCTCGGGGTGGGTGTAGAAGGTGAACCCCATCCCGGCGGCCTTCTCCAGGGTGCGCCGCAGCACGAACCGCGGGTCGGCGTGGGCCGGCTCGCCGTCCGGGGTGAGCACGTCGCAGAACATCCGGGCCGTGCCGTGCTGACCGTCGTCCGACACCCGCCACGGCAGCACCTGGTACGTCGACGGGTCGGGGCGGACGAGCATGTCCGCCTCGTGCACCCGGGCGAGGCCCTCGATGGCGCTGCCGTCGAAGCCGATGCCCTCGGCGAACGCGCCCTCGAGCTCGGCCGGCGCCACCGCCACCGACTTGAGGAAGCCCAGGACGTCGGTGAACCACAGCCGGACGAACCGGATGTCCCGTTCCTCGATCGACCGGAGCACGAACTCCTGCTGCCTGTCCATGACCGCATCCTGCTACGCCCGTGTTTCCCCCCGGTTACCACCACCCCCTTCTCGTCGGCGATCTCTGGAGGCCTTCCGTGGTCTCGTGGCCGGTCGAGACCCCGGAAGGCCTCCAGAGATCGGGCGAGGCCGCGGGGGCCTCACTACTCTCGCGTCATGCCGCAGCTACGCATCGCCCTCGGCCAGGTGAACCCGTGCGTCGGCGACCTGGCCGGCAACGCCGCCCTGGTCCGGGACTGGGTCAGCCAGGCCGCTGCCGCCGGAGCGCACCTGGTCGCGTTCCCGGAGATGGTGCTCACCGGCTACCCGGTCGAGGACCTGGCGCTGCGCACGTCGTTCGTCGAGGCGTCCCGGCACACGCTGAACCGGTTGGCCGCCGACCTGGTCGCCGACGGCCACGGCGACCTGCCCGTCGTCGTCGGCTACCTCGACCGCGCGGTCGACGCGCCGGACGCCCAGGCCGGCAAGCCGCAGAACTGCGCCGCGGTGCTGCACGGAGGCCAGGTCGTGGCCCGCTACGCCAAGCACCACCTGCCGAACTACGGCGTCTTCGACGAGTTCCGCATCTTCACGCCCGGCCACGAGCTCACCGTCGTGCGGGTACGCGGGGTGGACGTCGCCATCGCCATCTGCGAGGACATCTGGCAGCAGGGCGGGCCCGTCGCCATGACCAGGGACGCCGGCGCCGAGCTGCTCCTGGTGATCAACGGCTCCCCCTACGAGCGGGACAAGGACGACGTCCGGCTGGAGCTCGTCCGGCGGCACGCGGCCCAGGCCGGGTGCACGCTCGCCTACGTCAACATGGTCGGCGGCCAGGACGACCTGGTCTTCGACGGCGACTCCCTCGTCGTCGACCCCGCCGGGGAGCTCATCGCCCGCGGACCGCAGTTCGCCGAGGACCTGCTCGTCGCCGACCTCGACCTGCGCTACTCGACCGTCGACCCGCAGACGCCGCCGCCCGAGGTGAGGCTGGTCGAGATCAGCACCGAGCCGGCCGAGCCGTACCAGCCGCAGCAGAACCCGTGCGCCGAGCGCCTCGACGACGTCGGCGAGGTGTACGAGGCCCTCGTGACGGGGCTGCGGGACTACGTGCGCAAGAACGGCTTCCGCTCCGTGGCTCTCGGCCTGTCCGGCGGCATCGACTCGGCGCTGGTGGCCGCGGTCGCCGTCGACGCGCTCGGAGCCGAGAACGTCGTCGGCGTCTCGCTGCCCAGCTCGTACTCCTCCCAGCACTCCCGGGACGACGCGGACGACCTGGCCAGCCGCACCGGGCTGGACTACCGCGTCGTGCCGATCGCCCCGATGGTCGAGGGCTTCCTGGCGAGCATGGAGCTGCCGGGGGTCGCGGAGGAGAACCTGCAGGCCCGGGTGCGGGGCGTCGTCCTCATGGGCCTGTCGAACGTCGAAGGCCACCTCGTGCTGGCCACCGGTAACAAGAGCGAGCTGTCCGTCGGCTACTCGACCATGTACGGCGACACCGTCGGCGGGTTCGCCCCGCTCAAGGACGTACCGAAGACGCTGGTCTGGCAGCTGGCGCGCTGGCGCAACGCCCGCGCCGAACAGCGCGGTGAGACCCCGCCGATCCCGGAGTCGTCCATCACGAAGGCCCCGTCGGCCGAGCTGCGCCCCGGTCAGCAGGACTCGGACTCCCTGCCGCCGTACGACGTCCTGGACGCGATGCTGGAGCTGTACGTCACCGAGGCGCGCAGCCGCGGTGAGCTGATCGAGGCCGGCTTCGACGCCGACACGGTGGACGCGGTGGTCACGCTCGTGGACCGCGCCGAGTGGAAGCGGCGCCAGTTCGCCCCCGGTCCCAAGATCAGCCGGATCGCGTTCGGACGGGACCGCCGCCTGCCGGTGACCAGCCGATGGCGGGAGAACCAGCCCTGACGTCGACCACCCGCGTCAGGCAAGGGCGGCACGCAGCTGAGCGGTCAGCACCCCCGGCGCCTGGACCATCGACGGTCCGTACCAGGTGAGCATTCGGCCGTCGACGAACGCGACCGGCAGGCCGGAGAACACCTCCGGACCGTCGTCCGGACCGAAGGGGTACGGCTCGTCGGGCAGGACGACGAGGTCGACCGGCCCCACGGCGTCCGGGGAGAACCTCGGGTAGCGCTCCGGCGACGAGGCGAGCACGTTGTCCACGCCCAGCCGGGCCAGCACGTCACCGGCGAACGTGTCCCGCCCCAGGGCCATCCACGGCCGGCGCCAGACCGGGACGACGGCACGCAGTCGGCGGGGCGCGACGGGCTCGACGTCCTGCCAGGCCCGGGCCGCGGCGTCCAGCCACGCCGGTCGCCCGGCGCCGCACCGCACGAGCACCTCGGCCAGCGACTCCAGCGCGCCGTCCACCGTCCGGATGTCGGTGACGTGCACGGTCAGGCCCTCGTCCCGCAGCGCGTCCAGGTCCGCCGGCCGGTTCTCCTCGGCGTTGGCGAGCACCAGGTCGGGCTCGAGCGCGACGATCGCCGACACGTCAGGGTTCTTGGTTCCCCGGACCCGGACGACGTCCAGGTCCGGCGGATGGGTGCACCAGTCCGTGGCCCCCACCAGCAGCCCGGGGGCGCTGACGGCGACGGACTCGGTGAGCGACGGCACCAGGGAGACCACGCGCACGCTGAGATGCTGTCACGTACTAGCGTCGAGCCATGAGCCTGACCGTCGGGTACGCCGCCATGCTCGAGCAGTTC
This DNA window, taken from Kineosporiaceae bacterium SCSIO 59966, encodes the following:
- a CDS encoding NAD+ synthase — its product is MPQLRIALGQVNPCVGDLAGNAALVRDWVSQAAAAGAHLVAFPEMVLTGYPVEDLALRTSFVEASRHTLNRLAADLVADGHGDLPVVVGYLDRAVDAPDAQAGKPQNCAAVLHGGQVVARYAKHHLPNYGVFDEFRIFTPGHELTVVRVRGVDVAIAICEDIWQQGGPVAMTRDAGAELLLVINGSPYERDKDDVRLELVRRHAAQAGCTLAYVNMVGGQDDLVFDGDSLVVDPAGELIARGPQFAEDLLVADLDLRYSTVDPQTPPPEVRLVEISTEPAEPYQPQQNPCAERLDDVGEVYEALVTGLRDYVRKNGFRSVALGLSGGIDSALVAAVAVDALGAENVVGVSLPSSYSSQHSRDDADDLASRTGLDYRVVPIAPMVEGFLASMELPGVAEENLQARVRGVVLMGLSNVEGHLVLATGNKSELSVGYSTMYGDTVGGFAPLKDVPKTLVWQLARWRNARAEQRGETPPIPESSITKAPSAELRPGQQDSDSLPPYDVLDAMLELYVTEARSRGELIEAGFDADTVDAVVTLVDRAEWKRRQFAPGPKISRIAFGRDRRLPVTSRWRENQP
- a CDS encoding cobalamin-binding protein, producing MRVVSLVPSLTESVAVSAPGLLVGATDWCTHPPDLDVVRVRGTKNPDVSAIVALEPDLVLANAEENRPADLDALRDEGLTVHVTDIRTVDGALESLAEVLVRCGAGRPAWLDAAARAWQDVEPVAPRRLRAVVPVWRRPWMALGRDTFAGDVLARLGVDNVLASSPERYPRFSPDAVGPVDLVVLPDEPYPFGPDDGPEVFSGLPVAFVDGRMLTWYGPSMVQAPGVLTAQLRAALA
- the glnA gene encoding type I glutamate--ammonia ligase, with the translated sequence MDRQQEFVLRSIEERDIRFVRLWFTDVLGFLKSVAVAPAELEGAFAEGIGFDGSAIEGLARVHEADMLVRPDPSTYQVLPWRVSDDGQHGTARMFCDVLTPDGEPAHADPRFVLRRTLEKAAGMGFTFYTHPEVEFYLFKGDPVPGTEPVPVDSGGYFDHVPRGTAHDFRRAAITMLEAMGISVEFSHHEGGPGQNEIDLRYADALSTADNIMTFRTVIKEVALQEGVLASFMPKPLVEHPGSGMHTHLSLFEGDTNAFYEAGARYQLSRTGRQFIAGLLRHAPEITAVTNQFVNSYKRLWGGGEAPSYVCWGHNNRSALIRVPMYKPGKANSVRVEYRALDAAANPYLAYAVLLAAGLRGIEQGYDLPEGAEDDVWALTDAERRALGIAPLPASLDHAIAIMEESELVAETLGEGVFDFFLRNKRQEWADYRHQVTPYELRRYLPVL